A window of Kyrpidia spormannii genomic DNA:
CCGGCCGTGAGCAGCCCCACCCCGTAGGGCGTCCCCTGAAACAAGGGCAAGAATCCCAGGTGCGCCCCGAGCCACGGCTCCACGCTGGTGCGCATCCACGGCGCAATGGCAAAAATCCCCCATAACCCGTATACCACGCTCGGGATTGCCGCCAAAAGCTCAATGATAAAGCCCACCACCGATGACAGCCATCCCTTGAGGTACTGGGTCAGAAAAATCGCCGATCCGATACCCACGAAAATCACCAAAACCAGGGCGATCAATGATGTAACCACGGTGCCGTAAACAAAGGGCAGAGCCCCGAATTCATTATTTACCGGATCCCACTGCCGCCCGATAAAAAAGCCCAGTCCAAACTCGCGGAACGAAGGCATCGACTGGATGGCCAGCAACACCACGAGAGCTGCTGCCGTCAAGAGCAAAAGGATCGCCATGGCCGACACGCCGATCCGAAACCACGTGTCGGCCTGGCGCGACAAGAACCGCAGTCGTCCCACCGCTCGACATCCTTTCCTTTAGCGTCCCATCACAGGTTGAGGTCTCGACGCTCCCCCGTCACCATGTAGATGGTCCATTCCCCGATGTTCGTGATGTGGTCAGCCACCCGCTCCAAGCTCTGGGCCACAAACAGGAGTTGGGTTGCCTGGCGAATCGTGGAGGGATCTTCGATCATCAAAACCAGGAGTTCTCGAAAAATCTGGCTATACAGGTGATCCACATCGTCATCCCGGTCCGCCAACGTCTGGGCCAGATCGGCATCCCGGTCCACAAACGCCCGGAGGC
This region includes:
- the pstC gene encoding phosphate ABC transporter permease subunit PstC: MGRLRFLSRQADTWFRIGVSAMAILLLLTAAALVVLLAIQSMPSFREFGLGFFIGRQWDPVNNEFGALPFVYGTVVTSLIALVLVIFVGIGSAIFLTQYLKGWLSSVVGFIIELLAAIPSVVYGLWGIFAIAPWMRTSVEPWLGAHLGFLPLFQGTPYGVGLLTAGFILAIMILPTVTSLSRDIMAVVPSAIKEGALALGATHWEMIRSTVLPYSWPGIIGALMLGLGRALGETMAVTMVIGNRPEVSASLFAPGHSMASVIANEFTEATSHLYLSALSEIGFTLFIVTALFSLLSRWLVVRLMARAGREV